One part of the Larimichthys crocea isolate SSNF chromosome XIX, L_crocea_2.0, whole genome shotgun sequence genome encodes these proteins:
- the LOC109137311 gene encoding stonustoxin subunit beta, which translates to MCWSDPPPPFRVEPAGVRWLGPGLRKYSCELTVDTNTVHRKIKLSDNNRKMTRVEEDQSYPDHPDRFDHWFQLLCGTGLTGRCYWEVEWSGGVHISVSYRRIRRKGNSDDCVFGGNDHSWNLFCYEGGYSVYHNNIRTFTSIVSSSFFSPSSSSSSSVSNRVAVYLDCPAGSLSFYRVSSDTLIHLHTFNATFTEPLYPGFGFRFWLPGSSVSLCGL; encoded by the exons ATGTGCTGGTctgacccccctcctcctttcaggGTGGAGCCTGCTGGAGTCCGATGGTTGGGTCCAGGTCTGAggaagt ATTCCTGTGAACTCACAgtcgacacaaacacagtacacaGAAAGATCAAACTGtctgacaacaacaggaagatgACACGTGTGGAGGAGGATCAGTCATATCCTGATCATCCAGACAGATTTGACCACTGgtttcagctgctgtgtggaaCTGGTCTGACTGGTCGCTGTTACTGGGAGGTCGAGTGGAGCGGAGGAGTTCATATATCAGTGAGTTACAGAAGAAtcagaaggaaaggaaacagtgatgactgtgtgtttggaggaaATGATCATTCCTGGAATCTGTTCTGCTATGAAGGTGGTTACTCTGTCTATCACAATAACATAAGAACATTCACCTCcatcgtctcctcctccttcttctccccctcctcctcctcctcctcctcggtctcTAACAGAGTAGCAGTGTATCTGGACtgtcctgctggctctctgtccttctacagagtctcctctgacacactgatccacctccacaccttcaaTGCCACATTCACTGAACCTCTTTATCCTGGGTTTGGGTTTAGGTTCTGGTTGCCTGGTTCTtcagtgtctctctgtggtctgtAG